The Chanos chanos chromosome 6, fChaCha1.1, whole genome shotgun sequence genome includes a region encoding these proteins:
- the efcab12 gene encoding EF-hand calcium-binding domain-containing protein 12, with protein sequence MMGGHGFMTRNNVRALGEGEEGGKEAGEEEAALRRTHREMPVFSSRRAILRGPKVMTSSTCHTEVKHQCGPTHEEYGYPTRKRRQVWTRRADPNAFWPGREEHVRLYLPQVGFSPGGVLFQCIQHTPAPSPGNWPVSPQGYSTSGDIDGHKVYTL encoded by the exons ATGATGGGTGGGCATGGGTTTATGACCAGGAACAATGTCAGAGCTCTGGGGGAAGgtgaagagggagggaaggaggctGGTGAGGAAGAGGCAGCCCTACGGAGGACCCACAGAGAGAT gCCAGTGTTTTCATCTCGCAGGGCTATACTGAGAGGACCAAAGGTCATGACCTCTTCTACATGTCACACTGAGGTCAAGCATCAATGTGGACCGACCCATGAGGAGTACGGCTATCCAACACG aaaACGGAGGCAGGTGTGGACTCGTCGTGCGGACCCTAACGCGTTCTGGCCTGGTCGTGAGGAGCACGTGCGTTTGTACCTGCCTCAGGTGGGTTTCTCCCCAGGAGGCGTTCTGTTCCAATGCATCCAACACACTCCTGCCCCCAGCCCTGGGAACTGGCCAGTCAGCCCACAGGGCTACTCCACATCTGGAGACATTGACGGACACAAAGTCTACACACTCTAG